Genomic segment of Kibdelosporangium phytohabitans:
GTTCCAGGCGAAGATCATCACTCTTCGGCAGGCGCGGGAGGATCTCGGCTACACCGATCCGCAGATCACGCGCATGGAGAAGGACGACGAGAAGGAAGCGCAGCGCGATCCGGTCGCCGAGATCGCTCGTGGCCTGGCCGACCGCGTCCCGGTGTCCGAACCCGACATCCCGCCGGCCGATCCCGAGGGGGCGCCGGTCGTTGATCGTGTTCCGGCATGAGCGCGCTCGAGGTGGCCGAGCGCCACTACCGAGAGCGGGCGCGGGTTGTGGCCGCCGCATCCGCAGCGGCTACACGCATGTGGCGGGAGGTCGGCGAGTTCGACGAGTGGCGGTCTCGGCTCGCCGAGCTGCTGGTCGTGCTGACCGGGGCGCAACAGTCCGCGGCGCAGCAGGCTGATCGGTATCTCGACCGCGTGCTTGGCACGCAGAACATCGACCCGGACGCGGTCGGCCTGGTTCGGCCGCAGGCAGTGGCCGGAGTCGCTTCCGATGGCCGTGAGCTCGCCACCCTGCTCGCTCAGCCGATCACGGCGGCCAAGCTCGCGGTCGCTGCGGGGGCATCACAGGTCGAGGGCCTGGCCGTCGGGCTCGCGACGCTGCAGATGCTCGTGCGGACACAGGTCGCTGACGCGGGCCGGGCAGCGGACACGGTGGCGATGGTCGCTCGGCCGAATGCCGGTGGTTACACCCGGATGACAGTCGGCAAGTCGTGCGCTCGGTGTGTGATCCTCGCGGGCCGCTGGTACCGGTGGTCGGCGGGGTTCAAGCGGCATCCGCAGTGCAACTGCACGATGGTGCCCAGCCGTGAGGCGCTGGCTAGTGACCTCCGGATGGACCCGAGACGGCAGATCGAGGCCGGGCTGGTGACCGGGTTGAGCCAGCGTGAGCGGGAAGCGATCGCGCTGGGCGCGGACCCGTCGCAGGTGGTCAACGCTCAGCGCGGTGTGAAGACCGCTGGCGGCGTCGAGTCCACCACGACCGGCACGACACGGCGTGGTGTCGCCGGTGCGCGGATCCTCGCGCGGGACCTCGTCCGTGCTGGGGGGCAGGACGTGACCGAGCAGACATTCACCAACCTCACGCTGGACCGGCTCACCACTGCGGGCAGATTGGCCGAGCTGCAGCAGAGGGGTGAGACCTTCACCCGGCTCACCAAAACCGGGCGGGAGCAGCAGTACGCGTACCGGTTCGCCCGGTCGCCGCGGCTCACGCCCGACCAGATTCTTGCCTCGGCGTCCAGCCGAGACGAGGCAATCCGGCTGTTGACCAACAACGGCTACATCATCTGACCGGGACGCGACGTCACCGGTCCACAGAGGAACGGTCGCGATGACCCTACCCGCACCACAAACCGATCCACCACCACAGCAGCCACCGGCGGGCGACCCGCCACCGGCTACCGATCCACCGCAGCCGCCGCCCGCGAGCGACCCGCCGGCCGATAAGGACAGCGGTCAGCTCGGCCCAGCTGGGCTGAAAGCACTCCAGGCCGAGCGTGACGCGCGCAAGGCGTTGGAGAAGCAGCTGTCGGACCTGGCGCCGCTCGCTGACTTCGTGCAGCAGTTGCGTTCCGGAAAAGGCGTTCCGGACTCGCAGAAGAGCGATGTCGAGAAGCTCGAAGAGCGGATCGCGGCGGCCGAGAAGACCGCGAACGACGAGCGTGAGGCGCGGTTCCGGCTCCAGGTGGCCAACACGAAGGGGCTCACACCGGAGCAGGCCGCACGGCTGCAAGGCAAGACCCTGGAAGAGCTGACCAACGACGCTGACGCGCTGCTGGCGGCGTTTCCGAAGCAGGCGGCCACAACCGACCCGCCACCGTCGACAACGCCAAGGCCTGATCCGTCCCAAGGGCAGCGCGGACCGGTCGACATCGACGCGCTGATCGCCGAGGCCGAGAAGACCGGCAACGTCCGCGAATCCATCCGCCTGAAGCAGGCGAAAGCGCTTCAGAACCGCACTCAGTGAGGGCCAGCCCGGCTGTGCCCGACAACCAAGGAGGAACACCGCCATGGCGGGTATCACCGGGCAGGGAACCACGTTCAACCTGCCGAACTTCGTCGGCGAGCTGTTCGCCGTCACGCCCACCGACACGCCGTTCCTGTCGATGATCGGCGGGCTGTCGGGCGGCGAGCGCGCGAACAGCACACTGTTCCAGTGGCAGGGCTACGACCTGCGCGACGCCGACGAGAACCGGCAGCGGGTCGAGGGCGCGAACGCGCCGACCGCTGAGTCGCGGGTCCGGTTCAACCAGACCAACGTGGTCGAGATCCACCAGGAAGCGGTCGAGGTCAGCTACACCAAGCAGGCCGCGACCGGCCAGTACAACTCGACCGGCTCCAACCACCCCGGATCGGTCGGAATCTCTGGCGCCAACCCGGTGCTGGACGAGCTGGACTGGCAGGTGCAGCGGCACCTCGAGCAGATCGCTCGGGACGTCGAGCGCTCGTTCATCGTCGGACAGTTCCAGAACCCGTCCGACAACAACACGCCGCGCAAGACCCGCGGGATCATGCAGGCCACCGCGACGAACGTGTCCGCTCTGGGCACGCTCAAGGGCACGGCGACGATCGCCGCCTCCAACGAGACGTTCACGCTCTCGGCGCACGGCATGGCCAACGGCACCGCGGTGACCGTCACCAACCTCACCGGTGGCGCCGTGGGTGTGCTCAAGGAGAACGAGCTCTACTACGTCACCAACACGGCGACGAACACGTTCACGCTGGCCCCCAAGGCGGGCGGCTCGACGATCGCGTTCTCTGTCGACGGTGGCGCCGATGTCTACACCGCGACCCAACTGACCGAGGCGATCCTCCTGGATCTTCTGCAGGACATCTGGACGTCGGGCGGGATCCAGGTGTCGGAGACCGCGACCCTGATGTGCGGCGCCACAGCCAAGAGGCGCCTCACGAAGGTCTTCATCACAGACAAGGGTTTCCAGGAGCAGTCCCGCACGGTCGGCGGTGTCCGCTGCATGACGATCGAAACCGACTTCGGCACGCTCAACCTGGTGCTCAACCGGTACATGCCGACCGCGGCGATCCAGGTCGTGTCCGCCGAGGAGTGCGCACCGACATTCCTCGACATCCCCGGCAAGGGCTTCCTGTTCCAGGAGCCGCTCGCCAAGGTCGGCGCGGCGGACCGCCAGCAGATCTACGGCGAGGTCGGTCTCAAGTACGGCAACGAGAAGAAGCACGGCAAGCTGCTGCGGGTGTCGGCATGAGCCGCCGGTTCGAGTGTGTCCGCTTCCCTGAAGGCGTGGCGCATATCCGCACCGAGTCCGGGAACCTGGTCGAGTTCCGCGACGGCTTCGCCGACGTCGACGATGATGGCCTGGCCGACGAGTTGCTCGCCGTGCCGGAGGTCTTCGGCGTCACGGAGCTCGACTACGGCGACCGCTCGAAGGAACCCGAGCAGAACGGCGACAACGACCCCGCCGACGACCCCGCCGACGACTCCGCCGACGACGCTGACGCGTCCGACGAGGACACCGGCGACAGCAGCGACGCCGAGGGCTCTGGAGACGGTCGACCGGTTGTGCGCGCGCCCAAGGAGGAATGGGTGGCGTACGCGGTCGGCCAGGGCCTGAGCCAGGACGAGGCCGAGGCCATGTCCAAGCAGGAACTGATCGATCTGCTGAAGGGGTGACTGATGGCCGACATGCTCGCGACCGAGGGCGACCTGCAGAAGCTGATCCCGACGGTCGGGCTGGACACCGCGAAGGTCGTGCTGGAGGCGGCCACCGCGGTGGTCCAGGACGCGGCCGGGCAGCGCATCGTCAGGGTCGTCGACGACGTCGCGAGCATCCTCGGCACCATCGAGTCTTGGCTGCAACTGCCGCAGCAGCCGGTAGTCACGGTCACGGCGGTCGCGCTCGACGGCGCGGCCGTCACCGACTACAAGCACCACGGGTCACGGCTGTGGCGGCGGGAAGGCTGGCAGGCCAACCTCTACGAGCCGTCCACAGTCGAGTTCACCTACACCCACGGGTACGCGTCGACCGACCAGAAGCTGCAGCTGGCTCGGTCGGCAACGTGGATGCTGGCCAAGGGCGTGGTGTCGAACCCGACGATGCTGCAGTCGGAATCGCTGGGTGACTACTCCTACGCGTACCAGCAGATGGCCGCGCAGATGGAGGCCAGCCCGAACCTGCAGAAGTCGCTACGCCGCGCGTACGGCATCCGCGCCGGGCTGGTCCGGATCGGAGGATCGTGATGGACGACGTCAGGCCGACCACCGTGTGGTCCAAGTTCGACGGCAAGCCGTTCCCGCCCTGCGGGCCGATCGAACGGGCCGCCCTGCTCGCCGAAGGGCACCTGTCCGAACCGCCTCAGGAGGTGGACGATGCTGGCGAACCTGTTGACGCAGACGGCGGAGATCTTCAGACCGACGACGACGCAGGACAGGCACCAGAACCAGCAGGACGTGTGGCCGACGATCCCGACGTCGACGAAGCCGTGCCGCCTGCAACAGGTCGTCGGCCTGGAGGACAGTGACGGCCGAGACCTGTCCATCAGCCAGTGGAAGCTGTACCTGCCGGCCGACGCGGCCATCACTGAGAAGGATCGCGTCCGAGTCGGCGCCGATGTCTTCGAAGTGACCGCGGTGTACCCGGTGCCCTCGCCGCGGCTCGGCGCCACGCACCATCTGCAGTGCATGGTCACCACTTACTCGGGAGGTGTCGCATCGTGAGCAGCGCGCGGTTCGAGATCAACCCGGGCGCGATCGAGGCGATCCTGCACGGACCGCAGTCGATCGCACAGAAGAAGCGCCAGGGCGACAAGCTCGCCGACGCGTGGCGCGGGAACATCAACCGCATCACCGGCGCGACCGACCGGTCTATCGAGGTCGAGGTGCAGGGGTTCGAGGTGACGGTCGCGGCCGACACGTCCCGGGATCCCGAGTCGGCGTGGGTGTACCTGGAGTACGGGACCTCGAGCATGAGGGCGCAGGCTCCTGGCCGGCGCGCGATCCGGCGGCGGTGACGTGGTGACGCAGTGGCCGGTCGTCGTGATGCCGGACCCGACACAGCTGCTCATCGACCTGTTGTCCGCGCATCCCCAGCTTCCAGCGAGGTTGTCAGGCAAGGTCAGCAGCGAGTTGCCCCCAGACTTTCCAGAAGGCCTGCCGCGGCTTCAGGTGCGGGCGGTACCTGGTGCCGGGGCGCGGCCGGTGAAGATCCGGGTCGGACAGACCGCATTCGATCTCAACTCCTACGCGGTCACCGTGGACGAGGCTGAGCACAATGGCCGCATCGTCGCAGCGATCGTCCAGTCCCTCGTGGGAAAGTCGACGGCGAACGGCGGCATCGTCGACGTCGAGGTCACCGAACCGTTCCCGATTCCCGACGTGACCACCGCGGAACGCTGGGTCATTCCAGCGATCATCGCGTACCGCCCTATTTAGTGTCCGGTTCGGACGACCGGCATCCATTGTCAAACAAGGAGATCTCTCATGCCTCCGAGCACGAGTGGGCTGCTGGTCGGCAAGATCGGCAGCATCATGATCGCGCCGTACGGGACCACCGCCCCGTTCACGATCCCGCCGAGCGGGTCGTTCGACATCGCCGCCGCGGTCCTGCCGGGCGCCTGGACCGCGGCCGACCTCGGCTACCTGCACGAGGACGACACGCCAGAGTTCGGATTCGACGCGAGCTCGTCGACCATCACGGCGTGGCAGGCCAACGGCAACGTGCTGCGCACCCTGCTCAACAGCAAGATCCGGTCCGTGAAGTTCAGCTGCCGCGAGTTCAACCGTCGCGTATGGGCACTGCAGGAGCCGGGCACGGTCTGGACGACCGGCGCCAACGGTTCCTACTCCGCCTCGATCCCGGCCAACGGAGGCAATCCGCCCCGCGCGGGCCTGTTCGAGCTCAACGACCTGGACGTCGGATTCAAGGTCTGGTGGTACATCCCCCGCATGACCGTGTCCGCGTTCGGTGCGTTCAAGGCCGCGAACCAGGACACCATGAACGCCCAGTTCACCCTGAACTTCGAGGCGGTCAACTCGACCGACCCGCTGTACTACCTGGCCGGCAACCACCCTGGGTTCGCCGCCTGATCCCCGGGGCGCGTCCGCTGTGCGGCCGGCGCGCCCCGGCCCCACCTTCTGCCGCACGAGCCGCACAGAGAGAAGCCGCACATGGGCAGGAAAAAGCGACGTGGTCCACGGCCGGACCTGAAGGCGCCGCTCGGTGAGAACCAGGTCGAGGCCGAAGCACGCCAGGGTGTCATCGCGTTCACGTGGCGGGGGGTTGAGATCCTCGTCGATGTGACCGCGATCGAGTACGGCCGTGGCGCGTTCGCGCTGCGCCTGGTCGACAACGAGAATCTTCCGATCATGACCCGGGTCAACGCGGCTCTGGACATCTTCGAGGCCGCGATCGGCCAAGAGCAACTCGCCGCCGTCGTCGCGGTCGCGCCCCGTCTGTTCGACGACGTCGAGACTCTGACGAGCTTCTGGGGCGAGTTCAACAAGGCACTGCACGGCGCCGAACCGGGGGAATCCTCGGCCTCCTGAGTCTCCTGGACGACCAGGAGATTCAGGAGGCACTGGAGTACGACCTGCTCGGCCTCGGGCAGGACCTGCGTGACCTCTACACCAGCGACATGTCTATCAGGCGCTTCCGCGTCATCGTTCGTGGTTTGCCTGGCAGCTCCCGGCTTCACCGCGTGGTCCAGCGGCGCATGGAGGCCGAGGGCGTCGCGCCGACGCCCATCGAGCACCTGCCCAGCGACGCGTGGTCCACTGCCGAGCATCTACTCGCGACCGTCGCGGACAAGATCGAAGCGCTGACCTGGATGCAGGCTGACGCGAAATCACGCGGCCCCGCGCCGAACTGGCTGGCTCGGCCTGGTCAGACGGCACGGAAACCCAAAGGCGCCAGTGCATGGTTCGCCGGGCTCGGCTTGGGAGACACGCCAACGACTACCTGACGGAGGTGAGCCGTGGCGCGTGGGGTCGAGATCGGCCGCGGCTACATCGCCGTCGACGTGGACGAGGGCGGCGCCCGAGCCGCGCTCCGCTCGTTCGTCGGGTTCGCCGGGTCGGCGTTCAAGGCCGCCGCCGCCTCGGCCGCCGTCCTGATCGGCGCGGCTGCCAAGGTCGGCGTCGAGTTCAACTCGATGAAGGAACAGGCCACCGTCGCCTTTAACACGCTGCTCGGCAGCGGCGAGAAGGCGAAGGTGTTCCTCGAGGACCTGACCAAGTTCGCGGCTCAAACCCCGTTCGAGCTGCCCGGCCTGATCGACAATGCCAGGTCGCTGCTCGGCGTCGGCCTGGCCGCCGACAAGGTCATCCCCACGATGGGGGCGCTCGGCAACGCGGCCGGCGCGCTCGGCCTGAACCAGGACGCGTTCAACCGGGTCATGATCGCGACCGTCCAGGCGATGGGCAAGGGCAAGCTGCAGGGCGACGAGCTGCTGCAGATGGTCGAGGCCGGTATCCCGGTCTGGAACCTGCTGTCCAAGGCGACCGGCAAGACCGTGCCGGAGCTGCAGAAGCTGTCCGAGCAGGGCAAGCTGCTCAGCGCGGACGTGCTGCCGAAGCTGTTCGACCAGATGAACAAGGACTACGGCGGCGCCATGGCCGCGCAGTCCAAAACCCTCGCGGGACAGTGGTCATCGCTCAAGGACAACGCCCGGATCCTCGCGGGCAGCGGCTTCAAGCCGATCTTCGACGAGGCCAAGAACGTTGTCGGCGCGCTCGGCGAGCTGGCCGCGTCGGACGGTGCGAAGAAGTTCGCCGAGGACTTCGCGGCTGACCTGCAGAAGGGCATCGGCGCGGCGAAGATCTTCGGCACCAATCTCAAGGCCGAATTCGGTGACGACGCTCGCCGGGTCTTCCGCCAGTTGAAAGAATCCGGTGGCGAGGCCTGGGCCTCGTTCAAGGCCGATGGCGTGCCCACGCTGAAGGCGCTGGCGCAGGCGGCGATGAGCGTGCTGCCCGCCCTGCTTCAGCTGGCCCAAGCTGCTGGCGGTGTGCTTGTCGCCGTGCTGAAGGCGGCGCAGACCGTGCTCCAGGCGGTCGCGGACAACGCCGACGAGTTCGCGTCGGGCATCCAAACCGCGGCGAGCGTGGTCGGTGCGATCGCTGGCCCAGCGATCAAGGTCTTTGGTGCCGTGCTGCAGGTGGTGGCCGACGTGCTGGCAGCGGTCGTCCACCTGATCGGTGACCTGTCCGGACCGCTCGGTGTGGCGACTGGTGTCGTGCTCGCCTCGGTGGTCGCGTGGCGGCTTCTGTCCACTGTGATGGGTGGGGTCAAGACGGCGGTTGACGCCGTGAAGCCGTCCACGATCGCGGATGCGTTCGGCAACGCCTCCAAGAAGATCGACAACGCTGCGTTGTCGGCGGGCGTCATGACCGAGAAGTTCACCGGCTCGGCGACCGCTGGCGAGAAGGTGGCGACGGCAGGTTCTCGCGTGGGCAACGCTCTCCTGAAAGTCGGTACTGTGCTGCCGGTCGTCGGTCTCGGCGTCGCAGCGTTGGGTGGGTTGTTCGAGCTGACAAGCCAGAAGGCGCGCGAGCTCGAGCGGTCCGCGGGCGACATCGCCAAGGGGCTCGTCGCTGGCGGGTCGTCAGCCAAGCAGGCCGCGAAGGACCTCGCCGAGC
This window contains:
- a CDS encoding SU10 major capsid protein, with amino-acid sequence MAGITGQGTTFNLPNFVGELFAVTPTDTPFLSMIGGLSGGERANSTLFQWQGYDLRDADENRQRVEGANAPTAESRVRFNQTNVVEIHQEAVEVSYTKQAATGQYNSTGSNHPGSVGISGANPVLDELDWQVQRHLEQIARDVERSFIVGQFQNPSDNNTPRKTRGIMQATATNVSALGTLKGTATIAASNETFTLSAHGMANGTAVTVTNLTGGAVGVLKENELYYVTNTATNTFTLAPKAGGSTIAFSVDGGADVYTATQLTEAILLDLLQDIWTSGGIQVSETATLMCGATAKRRLTKVFITDKGFQEQSRTVGGVRCMTIETDFGTLNLVLNRYMPTAAIQVVSAEECAPTFLDIPGKGFLFQEPLAKVGAADRQQIYGEVGLKYGNEKKHGKLLRVSA
- a CDS encoding DUF5361 domain-containing protein, with translation MSIRRFRVIVRGLPGSSRLHRVVQRRMEAEGVAPTPIEHLPSDAWSTAEHLLATVADKIEALTWMQADAKSRGPAPNWLARPGQTARKPKGASAWFAGLGLGDTPTTT
- a CDS encoding head-tail adaptor protein, which gives rise to MLANLLTQTAEIFRPTTTQDRHQNQQDVWPTIPTSTKPCRLQQVVGLEDSDGRDLSISQWKLYLPADAAITEKDRVRVGADVFEVTAVYPVPSPRLGATHHLQCMVTTYSGGVAS
- a CDS encoding tape measure protein translates to MARGVEIGRGYIAVDVDEGGARAALRSFVGFAGSAFKAAAASAAVLIGAAAKVGVEFNSMKEQATVAFNTLLGSGEKAKVFLEDLTKFAAQTPFELPGLIDNARSLLGVGLAADKVIPTMGALGNAAGALGLNQDAFNRVMIATVQAMGKGKLQGDELLQMVEAGIPVWNLLSKATGKTVPELQKLSEQGKLLSADVLPKLFDQMNKDYGGAMAAQSKTLAGQWSSLKDNARILAGSGFKPIFDEAKNVVGALGELAASDGAKKFAEDFAADLQKGIGAAKIFGTNLKAEFGDDARRVFRQLKESGGEAWASFKADGVPTLKALAQAAMSVLPALLQLAQAAGGVLVAVLKAAQTVLQAVADNADEFASGIQTAASVVGAIAGPAIKVFGAVLQVVADVLAAVVHLIGDLSGPLGVATGVVLASVVAWRLLSTVMGGVKTAVDAVKPSTIADAFGNASKKIDNAALSAGVMTEKFTGSATAGEKVATAGSRVGNALLKVGTVLPVVGLGVAALGGLFELTSQKARELERSAGDIAKGLVAGGSSAKQAAKDLAELEKKAADAQRELDEFYKLQRTNIEGGDAGVAAAQKQNLDDLRNAVGKAKTEYDNLVKSLGPVGVAQARVSQAQQDYNAAVQTYGPTSSQALSAQRLLVIETENLEKQQRQAADATRSHTQSLYELASQALAAANADLQLRQSRVAITEAQKAYTDAVKLHGISSNEAVQAELNLEASILRAAEAARQKAIADNAGKSSSDQAKAANAAYANELLRMASAAGDAAPASLQRLIGGLSAAELQALGAKVKIDAFGNAVISVPGQKDVKITAENAAALKEVAAVQDALSEAQRRAVITIQVRQARAATIGELPGGGMAFSNPSARVKAVGGAIRADGGAYTVGERGPEIIFPDRAGYVATATQSKSILDNLGRNPGKIEQNNYFTAPMDEAAYAAQASQRMAWLAKTGGR